The Phycisphaeraceae bacterium genome includes a window with the following:
- a CDS encoding filamentous hemagglutinin N-terminal domain-containing protein produces MMSEKTSDRPRVLSFPYRRLLAVLPLAAVSGMGATAFGQTTGSNDPGMTDTGGASRVITTTIDNAIINHRTLGVNVNESLHFAQPTNTSRVLNRVQAIQPTHINGTLTSNGFVYIANPAGVYVGPNGLVNVGGIYAAAGNITDSNFLNNVNHFSNLTGEVINHGTIHTSGTAALIGQRVANHGSILSTNGLLIMAAGDEVILQPRNGHIMVKFPAGTSTDDGQTSLVNNGVLDAGDEGAVILGSSDMYGLALHQAGSIKAKTVKIAAEEGRAQVSGTISATDKAQVTAKELVVADADISASNEINIGGEYKGGGELATAQTTFVSDTSSLTVGEGGTVTVWGDLATGFYGSILAPGGFAEVSGGYLEVDLSNIVAATLLLDPFDVTISAGASANGAFTLGTWDPSATGSNVDVADIVGLLNAGTSVTIETTTGGGGENGDVTLSADLIPNLAGGEATFIINAAGGITISNVITASGDQLNVDFNAGGAVAVNANITTNGGDFTSDGTTFTSTATINAGAGLVTINHSGAVDLGSITGGATNVIAGTGGISDGAGGVLTLGDLTLTDSDGSGITLDTATSTFGTLTFTSAGVVAITENAAINLAGASTAGSLDLNSTATIVDNAGATLVVTGLADFDGTIITLNNATSHTFGTLTFNSAGAVTIDENNATDLAGTSTALSLDLNSGGAVTGTGATLTVTNLADFADTGGAGITLDGTNAFGTLTFNSTGAVAVTESNATDLAGTSTAGSLDLNSGGAVTGTGATLTVTNLADFADTGGAGITLDGTNAFGTLTFNSTGAVVVNESDATDLAGTSTAGSLDLNSGGAVTGTGATLTVTNLADFADTGGAGITLDGTNAFGTLTFNSTGAVVVNESDATAIAGSNTANSLDVNSSGALTDAGGSDITVVGLADFAGTTITLNDTNAFGTLTFNSAGAVVISETDATNLAGTSTALNLDLNSGGALTGTGATLTVTNLADFADTGGAGITLDGTNAFGTLTFNSTGAVVVNETDATSLESANTALSLDLNSGGAVSVIGATLSVTNLADFADTGGAGITISGASDFGTLTFNSTGAVVITETDATDLAGTSTAGSLDLNSGGALTGTGATLTVTNLADFADAGGAGITLDGTNAFGQVTFNSTGAVVINETDATDIAGSNTANALTIVSGGALTDAPGADMTVVGLADFTGTSILLDGTNNFGSVTYNSAGDVSITQAGAIVISGTNTAGSLSLTSTAGTITDDGTADLTVTGLASFTGTALTLDDTYAFGTLTFNSAGAVAITEADAATIAGTNTALSLDLNSGGAISDAPGATTTVTNLADFADTGGAGITLDGINSFGSLTFNSTGAVSISQNDSIDLAGSNTANTLNLISVNGSLTDAGGADLTVTGLADFTIDNTITLDGTNAFGQLTFNAAGAVAITESDATDLAGTNTALSLDLNSGGAITDAGGASLTVTQLADFADTGGAGITLDGTVDVSELTVNSTGDVVLIEANGFGFEGANTADNLTITVTNGAMLDGAGSTLAVTSLATFTDISGGGITLDNAASHAFGQLTFNGGAVTIVENDATDIAGSNSATSLNLTSGGALTDAGGADITVVGLATFDGTSITLDGTNAFGSLTFNSAGAVAITEADATDLAGTNTALSLDLNSGGAITDVAGSTLVVTNNADFAGTSISLSNNVLTTFGSLTFNSAGSVVVIETDDTNFAGANTADSLTVASLGAVADDGGSTLAVTNNATFSGTSITLDNAASHTFGGLTFNSGGAVAIVENDATNITGSNTANSLNLDSGGAITDASGVSITVTNLADFADAGGAGITLGDNAGDTLSFGTTTFNSTGAVAIAQDNDMTIDGTNTALSANLVSDAGISNSAGSSITVTNLAMLTSLGGNTQINVGSAAGDTVNFGQVTFNANSTVTIREDSATEVAGTNTSGTLNLFSTGDITDASGVSLTTTGPAIFSGTNITLGDNGGDTVNFDSLTFVSGGAVVITEDSSTELRAASSANSLILTSAGAITDETGVGTTLNVTGSATFDTNTLGGTSITLGETDELHNFGSLTFVAPDTGAGVVTIVEQDSMNINDGSDGGFLFLTSDTGSITTASGGISVTTGSIVLSALTDITVAGDLSTDVFNLGITLFSDSASTGAGGVIIDAPATLSTEGQIISINGEDVAINGLIDTDNGAGSFGPVQFTETEGDGINIGPAAATALMDISDTELGQITAGIVTFSTTGTITIDGVTAGNTANINGAFSPLTSGDIVFGGTASTITNDLNARADQGIDVNVDLTTTMGNITLNGDANAANDAGDDAITIAGGVTIDAGGSLTLLAPTGGIIGSGVLTLQADNGININSNLTAGGATTLDADEDDDGTGLLSVPGGVTVNAPTFDIDIFAGDIDLDGQIGVNAGASPATVNITATGGQDILITDAADEPAPGSDGNLTLTGGAGSELARIFSNDLMIATDAGTNGDITINTVGGTLPGSTDIATAFWISQSTTLNDGTLTFDADGTGDFAMTQLAPGSPIVDRFTVVNRAGNGGSLVINANDVTVTDLTAATDVTIAAVGNINLLRRPSGTTRFADGTVANDSGADIVVGRSIILTGAALNETGTGEEYKLSSVLEAATITFNATLAPIVIGQPSEVILTFAPGFVIDGASSGSSANVATAIAAASPRIENAVLIEDLPVSQAAMDQLAEISIFARDHSFEEVVSWLVGQRLYDDLPRTAAPLGQAAREVAIGRLNPSLVESVLSDYQSLISRPATDDLGQPMFDPTTGEAVMMDLKPFVRSTLQSSFNAYMADSGGSFDPMAYRSYLQANNPQAYEYLLGVQQVVEGIELLALPPVESQTAIDSLLRGLTPENMTIDQLKAAASASPQVALAQ; encoded by the coding sequence ATGATGTCCGAGAAGACCTCTGATCGACCCCGCGTCCTCTCGTTTCCTTACCGTCGCCTGCTGGCGGTGCTGCCCCTCGCTGCGGTCTCCGGCATGGGCGCTACGGCATTTGGCCAGACCACTGGTTCAAACGACCCGGGCATGACCGATACCGGCGGCGCGAGCCGTGTTATCACGACGACAATCGATAACGCCATCATCAATCACCGAACCCTTGGCGTGAACGTCAATGAGAGCCTGCACTTTGCTCAGCCGACGAACACTTCACGAGTCCTCAACCGTGTGCAGGCGATCCAGCCTACGCACATCAACGGGACGCTGACCTCCAACGGCTTCGTCTACATCGCCAACCCGGCGGGTGTCTACGTCGGCCCCAATGGTCTGGTGAACGTCGGCGGGATCTACGCCGCCGCCGGCAACATCACTGACAGCAACTTCCTTAATAACGTCAACCACTTCAGCAATCTCACTGGCGAAGTGATCAACCACGGCACGATCCACACCAGTGGCACCGCCGCTCTGATCGGTCAGCGGGTCGCCAATCACGGCTCGATCCTCTCGACCAACGGCCTGCTCATCATGGCCGCTGGCGATGAGGTCATCCTCCAGCCGCGCAACGGCCACATCATGGTCAAGTTCCCCGCAGGAACCTCCACCGATGACGGTCAGACCTCCCTGGTCAACAACGGGGTGCTCGACGCTGGCGACGAAGGTGCCGTCATCCTCGGCTCCAGTGACATGTACGGCCTCGCTCTGCACCAGGCCGGCTCGATCAAAGCCAAGACCGTCAAGATCGCCGCCGAAGAAGGCCGCGCTCAAGTCAGCGGAACCATCTCCGCCACCGACAAGGCTCAGGTTACTGCCAAAGAACTTGTCGTCGCTGATGCCGACATCTCGGCTAGCAACGAAATCAACATCGGTGGCGAATACAAGGGTGGCGGCGAGCTCGCCACCGCACAGACGACTTTCGTCAGCGACACCTCAAGTCTTACTGTCGGTGAAGGCGGAACTGTGACCGTCTGGGGCGACTTGGCCACGGGCTTCTACGGCAGCATCCTGGCACCAGGCGGCTTTGCTGAAGTCTCCGGCGGCTACCTCGAAGTTGACCTCAGTAACATCGTGGCGGCAACTCTCCTTCTCGACCCGTTCGACGTAACTATCTCTGCAGGCGCTAGCGCCAACGGTGCATTCACACTCGGAACTTGGGATCCCAGCGCAACCGGATCCAATGTCGATGTCGCCGACATCGTCGGCCTGCTAAATGCTGGCACCTCGGTCACCATCGAAACGACCACTGGTGGTGGCGGTGAAAACGGTGATGTCACACTCTCTGCCGACCTCATTCCTAACCTCGCTGGCGGTGAAGCCACCTTCATCATCAATGCTGCTGGCGGCATCACCATCAGCAACGTGATCACCGCGTCCGGCGATCAACTCAATGTTGATTTCAACGCTGGCGGGGCCGTCGCAGTCAACGCCAACATCACGACCAACGGCGGTGACTTCACTTCCGACGGCACGACCTTCACCAGCACGGCCACCATCAACGCTGGCGCTGGCTTGGTGACCATCAATCACTCCGGTGCCGTTGACCTGGGCTCGATCACGGGCGGCGCAACTAACGTGATCGCTGGTACCGGCGGGATCAGCGATGGCGCGGGTGGCGTTTTGACACTGGGCGACTTGACCCTCACCGACAGCGACGGAAGCGGGATCACCCTTGACACCGCGACCAGCACATTCGGGACGCTGACCTTCACTTCGGCCGGCGTGGTCGCCATCACCGAGAACGCCGCGATCAACCTAGCCGGAGCCAGCACCGCGGGCAGCCTTGATCTCAACTCCACAGCCACGATCGTCGATAACGCTGGCGCGACTCTCGTGGTGACTGGTCTTGCCGACTTCGATGGCACAATCATCACGCTGAACAACGCGACCAGCCATACTTTTGGCACCCTGACATTCAACTCTGCGGGTGCGGTGACGATCGATGAGAACAACGCCACTGACTTGGCCGGTACCAGCACCGCTCTGAGCCTTGACCTCAACTCCGGCGGAGCCGTCACGGGCACCGGTGCCACCCTCACCGTCACCAACCTCGCTGACTTCGCCGATACCGGCGGAGCTGGCATCACACTCGACGGCACCAACGCCTTCGGAACGCTAACCTTCAACTCCACCGGCGCCGTGGCTGTCACCGAATCAAACGCCACCGACCTCGCCGGGACCAGCACCGCGGGTAGCCTTGACCTCAACTCCGGCGGGGCCGTCACCGGCACCGGTGCCACCCTCACCGTCACCAACCTCGCTGACTTCGCCGACACCGGCGGGGCTGGCATCACACTCGATGGCACCAACGCCTTCGGAACGCTCACCTTCAACTCCACCGGTGCCGTCGTCGTCAACGAATCCGACGCCACCGACCTCGCCGGGACCAGCACCGCGGGTAGCCTTGACCTCAACTCCGGTGGAGCCGTCACCGGCACTGGAGCCACCCTCACCGTCACCAACCTCGCTGACTTCGCCGATACCGGCGGGGCCGGCATCACCCTCGATGGCACCAATGCCTTCGGAACACTCACCTTCAACTCCACCGGTGCCGTCGTCGTCAACGAATCCGACGCCACGGCTATTGCCGGTTCCAATACGGCGAACTCACTGGACGTGAACTCCAGCGGCGCACTGACGGATGCCGGTGGTTCCGACATTACAGTGGTCGGCTTGGCTGATTTCGCGGGCACAACCATCACGCTAAATGACACCAACGCCTTTGGCACCCTGACCTTCAACTCAGCCGGCGCCGTGGTGATCAGCGAGACTGATGCCACCAACCTCGCCGGCACCAGCACAGCACTGAACCTTGACCTCAACTCCGGCGGGGCCCTCACCGGAACCGGCGCGACCCTCACCGTCACCAACCTTGCCGATTTTGCCGATACCGGTGGCGCCGGCATCACCCTTGACGGCACCAACGCCTTCGGGACCCTCACCTTCAACTCCACCGGTGCGGTGGTGGTCAATGAGACCGATGCGACGAGCCTGGAAAGTGCGAACACCGCCCTCAGCCTCGACCTGAACTCAGGCGGAGCCGTCAGCGTCATTGGCGCGACACTCTCGGTGACTAATCTCGCCGACTTTGCCGACACCGGCGGCGCAGGCATCACGATTAGTGGTGCCAGCGATTTCGGCACCCTGACCTTCAACTCAACCGGTGCCGTGGTGATCACCGAGACTGATGCCACCGACCTTGCTGGCACCAGCACCGCTGGTAGCCTAGACCTCAACTCTGGCGGGGCCCTCACCGGCACCGGCGCCACCCTCACTGTCACCAACCTAGCTGACTTCGCCGATGCCGGCGGCGCTGGTATCACCCTTGATGGCACCAACGCCTTCGGACAGGTGACCTTCAACTCCACCGGTGCCGTGGTGATTAATGAGACCGATGCGACGGATATCGCGGGCTCCAACACGGCAAACGCGCTGACAATCGTATCGGGCGGTGCCTTGACGGACGCTCCCGGTGCTGACATGACCGTCGTAGGCCTTGCAGACTTCACGGGCACCAGCATCTTGCTCGATGGCACCAATAACTTCGGCTCGGTGACTTACAACTCCGCTGGAGATGTGAGCATCACTCAGGCTGGAGCGATCGTCATCAGCGGCACAAACACCGCCGGAAGCTTAAGCCTCACCTCAACGGCAGGCACCATCACCGACGATGGGACCGCAGACCTGACGGTTACAGGCTTGGCGTCGTTCACTGGAACGGCTCTGACCCTTGATGACACCTACGCCTTTGGCACGCTGACCTTCAACTCAGCGGGTGCCGTGGCCATCACCGAGGCGGATGCCGCAACCATCGCAGGCACTAACACGGCACTGAGTCTGGACCTGAACTCTGGCGGGGCCATCAGCGACGCGCCAGGCGCAACGACGACTGTGACCAACCTCGCTGACTTCGCCGACACCGGCGGCGCCGGCATCACGCTCGATGGAATCAACTCTTTCGGTTCTCTGACATTCAACTCCACCGGCGCAGTCTCGATCTCGCAGAATGATTCCATCGATCTCGCCGGGTCGAATACCGCGAATACGCTGAACCTCATCAGTGTCAATGGTTCTCTGACTGACGCCGGCGGCGCCGATCTCACGGTGACCGGGCTGGCTGATTTTACGATCGACAACACCATCACCCTCGATGGCACCAACGCCTTCGGCCAGTTGACGTTTAACGCAGCTGGGGCCGTCGCCATCACCGAGTCTGATGCGACCGACCTCGCAGGAACCAACACGGCCCTCAGCCTCGACCTGAACTCTGGCGGGGCCATCACCGATGCAGGCGGTGCCTCACTGACTGTGACGCAGCTGGCTGATTTTGCTGACACCGGCGGCGCGGGCATCACCCTCGACGGGACGGTGGACGTCAGTGAGTTGACGGTGAACTCAACCGGTGATGTCGTGCTGATCGAGGCTAATGGTTTTGGCTTCGAGGGTGCAAACACCGCGGATAACCTCACGATCACGGTCACCAACGGTGCTATGCTCGATGGCGCTGGCTCGACACTGGCCGTCACAAGCCTGGCCACATTCACCGATATCTCAGGGGGCGGAATTACGCTCGACAACGCGGCCAGTCACGCCTTCGGCCAGCTGACGTTCAACGGCGGCGCGGTCACGATCGTTGAGAATGACGCCACTGATATCGCTGGCTCGAACAGCGCCACGTCACTTAACCTGACTTCCGGCGGAGCCCTGACCGATGCTGGTGGTGCTGACATCACGGTGGTAGGACTGGCCACTTTTGACGGCACCAGCATCACTCTGGACGGCACCAATGCCTTTGGCAGCCTCACCTTCAACTCGGCCGGTGCGGTCGCCATCACAGAAGCAGATGCCACCGATCTGGCCGGAACCAACACCGCCCTCAGCCTCGACCTGAACTCCGGAGGCGCGATCACCGATGTGGCCGGCTCCACACTGGTTGTGACCAACAACGCCGACTTTGCCGGAACCAGCATCAGCCTCTCGAACAACGTCCTGACAACTTTCGGAAGCCTGACGTTCAACTCAGCAGGCTCGGTCGTCGTGATTGAAACTGATGACACCAACTTCGCTGGCGCGAACACGGCCGACAGCCTGACGGTGGCATCACTCGGAGCCGTGGCGGACGACGGGGGCTCAACCCTCGCCGTGACCAACAACGCCACCTTCTCCGGCACCTCCATCACCCTTGATAACGCGGCCAGTCACACCTTCGGTGGACTGACCTTCAACTCCGGCGGCGCCGTGGCGATCGTCGAGAACGACGCCACCAACATCACCGGCAGCAACACGGCCAACTCGCTTAACCTCGACTCCGGCGGCGCGATCACCGATGCCTCAGGAGTCTCCATCACCGTCACCAACCTGGCCGACTTCGCCGACGCTGGTGGGGCTGGCATCACTCTCGGTGACAACGCTGGCGACACCCTCAGCTTCGGCACCACGACCTTCAACTCCACCGGTGCCGTCGCGATCGCTCAGGACAACGACATGACGATCGACGGGACCAACACCGCGTTGTCCGCCAACCTTGTGTCGGATGCCGGGATCTCGAACAGCGCCGGCTCATCCATCACTGTCACCAACCTCGCCATGCTCACCTCCTTGGGTGGTAATACTCAGATCAACGTGGGCAGTGCTGCCGGCGATACGGTCAACTTCGGACAGGTGACCTTCAACGCAAACAGCACCGTCACGATCCGCGAGGACAGCGCCACGGAAGTCGCCGGTACCAACACCTCTGGAACGCTCAACCTGTTCTCCACGGGCGACATCACCGATGCATCGGGCGTCTCCTTGACGACGACGGGTCCAGCCATTTTCAGCGGAACCAACATCACACTCGGTGACAACGGCGGTGACACCGTGAACTTCGACAGTCTGACATTTGTCTCGGGCGGCGCGGTCGTCATCACCGAAGACAGCTCGACCGAACTCCGTGCCGCTAGCTCAGCCAACTCCCTGATCTTGACTTCGGCAGGTGCCATCACCGACGAAACAGGTGTCGGCACGACGCTGAATGTCACTGGCTCCGCCACGTTCGACACCAACACCCTTGGCGGGACCTCGATCACGCTCGGTGAGACCGATGAACTGCACAACTTTGGCAGCCTGACGTTCGTGGCACCTGATACCGGTGCAGGCGTCGTCACCATCGTCGAGCAGGACAGCATGAACATCAACGATGGAAGTGATGGCGGCTTCCTGTTCCTGACCTCGGATACGGGCAGCATCACGACCGCTTCCGGTGGCATCTCGGTGACCACCGGCAGCATTGTCCTCAGTGCCCTGACGGACATCACCGTCGCTGGCGACCTGAGCACCGATGTCTTTAACCTCGGTATCACACTCTTCTCAGACAGTGCCAGCACCGGAGCAGGTGGCGTCATCATTGATGCACCCGCTACGCTGAGCACCGAGGGCCAGATCATCTCGATCAACGGCGAGGATGTCGCCATCAATGGCCTCATCGATACCGACAACGGTGCCGGCAGCTTCGGGCCGGTTCAGTTCACGGAAACCGAGGGCGATGGCATCAACATCGGGCCCGCAGCCGCGACCGCCCTGATGGACATCTCCGACACCGAACTTGGTCAGATCACCGCCGGGATTGTGACCTTCAGCACCACTGGGACGATCACCATTGATGGTGTCACAGCAGGGAACACAGCCAACATCAACGGCGCCTTCAGCCCACTGACCTCTGGTGACATCGTGTTTGGCGGAACTGCCTCGACCATCACCAACGACCTCAATGCCCGTGCAGACCAGGGCATCGACGTCAATGTCGATCTCACCACCACCATGGGTAACATCACACTCAATGGCGATGCCAACGCGGCAAATGACGCTGGCGACGACGCCATCACCATCGCCGGTGGGGTCACGATCGACGCGGGCGGAAGCCTGACGCTCCTCGCACCGACTGGAGGCATTATTGGGTCCGGTGTCCTCACACTCCAGGCCGACAACGGCATCAACATCAACAGCAACCTGACTGCGGGCGGCGCAACCACGCTTGATGCTGACGAAGACGACGACGGCACCGGGCTTCTCAGCGTGCCCGGCGGCGTGACCGTCAACGCACCGACCTTCGATATCGACATCTTCGCTGGCGACATCGACCTGGACGGTCAGATCGGTGTCAATGCTGGTGCCAGCCCCGCGACGGTCAACATCACCGCGACTGGTGGTCAGGACATCCTCATCACCGATGCCGCCGATGAACCCGCTCCCGGAAGCGACGGCAACCTCACCCTGACCGGCGGAGCCGGCTCTGAGCTGGCCAGGATCTTCTCCAACGACCTGATGATTGCTACCGACGCCGGCACCAATGGCGATATCACCATCAACACCGTTGGCGGGACTCTCCCGGGTTCAACAGATATCGCTACCGCCTTCTGGATCAGTCAGAGCACGACGCTCAACGATGGCACTCTGACCTTCGATGCCGATGGTACCGGTGATTTCGCCATGACCCAACTGGCTCCAGGATCACCGATTGTTGATCGCTTCACGGTCGTCAACAGAGCTGGTAACGGCGGCTCACTGGTCATCAACGCTAATGATGTGACCGTAACCGACCTCACGGCCGCAACCGATGTCACCATCGCTGCTGTGGGCAACATCAACCTCCTGCGTCGTCCTTCTGGCACCACTCGGTTTGCTGACGGAACCGTCGCCAACGACTCAGGTGCTGACATCGTCGTCGGTAGGAGCATCATCCTGACCGGTGCGGCCCTCAACGAGACCGGAACCGGCGAGGAATACAAACTCTCATCCGTCCTCGAAGCCGCGACGATCACATTTAATGCAACCCTGGCTCCCATCGTGATCGGTCAGCCCTCAGAGGTCATCCTGACCTTTGCTCCTGGCTTCGTGATTGACGGTGCCTCCAGCGGGTCCTCGGCCAACGTCGCAACGGCCATCGCCGCCGCCTCGCCACGGATCGAGAACGCCGTCCTCATCGAGGACCTCCCCGTCAGCCAGGCAGCTATGGACCAGCTTGCTGAGATCAGCATCTTTGCACGCGACCACAGCTTCGAAGAGGTCGTAAGCTGGTTGGTCGGTCAGCGTCTGTACGACGACCTGCCCCGTACCGCCGCACCGCTGGGTCAGGCCGCCCGTGAGGTCGCCATCGGTCGCCTCAACCCAAGCCTGGTCGAGTCGGTGCTCAGCGACTACCAGAGCCTCATCAGCCGCCCGGCCACCGACGATCTCGGGCAGCCCATGTTCGATCCGACCACCGGTGAGGCCGTCATGATGGACCTCAAGCCGTTCGTCCGATCAACCCTCCAGTCGTCCTTCAACGCCTACATGGCCGACAGCGGCGGGTCCTTCGACCCCATGGCCTACCGCAGCTACCTCCAGGCCAACAACCCGCAGGCCTACGAGTACCTGCTAGGCGTCCAGCAGGTCGTCGAGGGCATCGAGCTCCTCGCCCTGCCCCCGGTCGAGAGCCAGACCGCGATCGATTCCCTGCTCCGCGGCCTCACGCCCGAGAACATGACGATCGATCAGCTCAAGGCAGCCGCCTCGGCGTCCCCGCAGGTCGCTCTGGCTCAGTAA
- a CDS encoding ShlB/FhaC/HecB family hemolysin secretion/activation protein, whose protein sequence is MAVAVCAMLTGGVALGQNTPAPVVGPRGTIPDTPPGGETSSTTTENEQPVTRRATLRGPVYTILQFTISYARPNPGLPSIESIEAKKFPLGFVEGRWTSPALALDYGGTVEMVSISQLNLGDALAVGDYDGTRAYHFTAVDAILDEVRAVVNDAGYIGIRTIPDPNDITIQGEDLRSAMDQPVGILILSAEVTATRTVASGERVPTSDRIDNPMHTGIPADSPIQPTEMDAEVANPQALLTKEKLDRYLFQLNRHPGRRVDVAVSALDEPGAVQLDYLVNENKPWVLYYQVTNTGTETTEELRHRFGFVHNQLTSNDDILSLDAIVSSFGDPDSEAYLATYEAPLFSPRLRGRAHAYFTQFDASEIGQANEDFEGETYGADGRLAWNFYQQQNFFLDALAGIDYRHIMVRNNVTRQQGRTQFIIPYIGLGTEMITDTNRLVGDVRVMWNPNLVNEDFAELQDLGRVKPDEDWVLLRANASYSFYLEPLLFPNSWEDPSTPRTSTLAHEVLLRATGQFTESRLVPQFEGILGGLYTVRGYPEALTAGDNTLFVSAEYRFHIPRMFPVDRTPDMELFGEPFRVAPQEVYAQPDWDLVLKSFVDYGMVRLNDKTTGEQDDDLLSAGVGVGFLFKKNLSIDVDLGFAINDAQQGLANEVEPGDTELHFSLTVLY, encoded by the coding sequence ATGGCCGTGGCGGTGTGTGCGATGCTGACCGGCGGTGTGGCCCTTGGCCAGAACACCCCGGCACCTGTGGTGGGCCCACGCGGCACCATCCCAGACACCCCGCCGGGCGGTGAGACATCGAGCACTACGACTGAGAATGAACAACCGGTCACACGGCGAGCCACGCTGCGTGGACCGGTTTACACCATTCTGCAGTTCACCATTTCCTACGCACGGCCCAACCCGGGTCTTCCTTCGATCGAGTCGATCGAAGCCAAGAAGTTTCCACTCGGGTTCGTCGAGGGACGCTGGACTTCTCCGGCTCTGGCGTTGGACTACGGCGGAACCGTCGAGATGGTCAGTATCTCCCAACTGAATCTGGGCGATGCTTTGGCCGTTGGCGACTACGACGGCACTCGGGCTTACCACTTCACCGCAGTCGATGCGATCCTCGATGAGGTTCGTGCCGTGGTGAACGATGCGGGTTACATCGGCATCCGTACCATTCCCGATCCCAACGACATCACCATCCAGGGCGAAGACCTTCGCTCGGCGATGGATCAGCCCGTTGGGATCCTCATCCTGTCAGCTGAAGTGACTGCGACCAGGACGGTTGCCTCGGGCGAACGAGTCCCGACCTCTGACCGCATTGACAACCCCATGCATACGGGGATCCCGGCAGACTCGCCCATTCAGCCGACCGAGATGGATGCAGAGGTTGCCAACCCCCAGGCTTTGCTCACGAAGGAAAAACTTGACCGTTACCTGTTCCAGCTCAACCGTCACCCCGGACGCCGGGTCGATGTCGCTGTCTCGGCACTCGATGAGCCAGGAGCGGTTCAGCTCGATTATCTAGTCAACGAGAACAAGCCGTGGGTGCTCTACTACCAAGTGACCAATACCGGGACCGAAACGACCGAGGAGTTGCGGCACCGATTCGGCTTCGTTCACAATCAGCTCACGAGCAATGATGACATCCTGAGTCTTGATGCCATCGTTAGTTCGTTTGGCGACCCTGACTCCGAGGCCTACCTGGCAACGTATGAAGCTCCGCTGTTCTCGCCTCGGCTTCGCGGACGCGCTCATGCCTACTTCACGCAGTTTGACGCATCTGAAATTGGCCAAGCCAATGAAGACTTCGAGGGCGAGACGTACGGTGCCGACGGTCGCTTGGCCTGGAACTTCTACCAGCAGCAGAACTTCTTCCTGGACGCCCTAGCAGGTATTGATTACCGGCACATTATGGTTCGTAACAATGTGACCAGGCAACAGGGACGCACACAGTTCATCATTCCGTACATCGGTCTTGGGACCGAGATGATCACCGACACCAATCGTCTGGTGGGCGATGTTCGAGTGATGTGGAACCCGAACTTGGTGAACGAGGACTTCGCCGAACTTCAGGACCTCGGACGTGTCAAACCTGATGAAGACTGGGTGCTCCTGCGGGCGAATGCCTCGTATTCGTTCTACCTAGAGCCCCTGCTCTTCCCGAACTCGTGGGAAGACCCAAGCACACCAAGGACCTCAACGCTAGCCCACGAAGTCCTGCTCAGAGCAACCGGTCAGTTCACTGAATCACGACTGGTGCCTCAGTTCGAGGGGATCCTCGGCGGGTTGTACACGGTTCGTGGCTATCCGGAGGCCCTGACCGCGGGTGATAACACGCTCTTCGTGTCTGCTGAATATCGGTTCCATATTCCCAGAATGTTCCCTGTCGACCGAACACCCGACATGGAGTTGTTCGGTGAGCCGTTCCGTGTGGCTCCTCAGGAAGTCTACGCTCAGCCTGATTGGGACTTGGTCTTGAAGTCATTTGTTGACTACGGCATGGTCCGCCTCAACGACAAGACGACCGGCGAGCAGGACGATGATCTTCTCAGTGCTGGCGTTGGTGTTGGGTTCCTCTTCAAGAAGAACCTGAGCATCGATGTCGATCTGGGCTTTGCCATCAACGACGCGCAGCAAGGATTGGCTAACGAAGTCGAGCCGGGCGACACCGAACTCCACTTCAGTCTGACCGTACTTTATTGA